A genomic stretch from Mesoplodon densirostris isolate mMesDen1 chromosome 3, mMesDen1 primary haplotype, whole genome shotgun sequence includes:
- the GRK6 gene encoding G protein-coupled receptor kinase 6 isoform X1 — protein sequence MELENIVANTVLLKAREGGGGNRKGKSKKWRQMLQFPHISQCEELRLSLECDYHSLCERQPIGRLLFREFCATRPELTRCIAFLDGVAEYEVTPDEKRKECGRRLMQNFLSHTGPDLIPEVPRQLVTNCAQRLEQGPCKDLFQELTRLTHEYLSVAPFADYLDSIYFNRFLQWKWLERQPVTKNTFRQYRVLGKGGFGEVCACQVRATGKMYACKKLEKKRIKKRKGEAMALNEKQILEKVNSRFVVSLAYAYETKDALCLVLTLMNGGDLKFHIYHMGQAGFPETRAVFYAAEICCGLEDLHRERIVYRDLKPENILLDDHGHIRISDLGLAVHVPEGQTIKGRVGTVGYMAPEVVKNERYTFSPDWWALGCLLYEMIAGQSPFQQRKKKIKREEVERLVKEVPEEYSEHFSPQARSLCSQLLCKDPAERLGCGGGGAREVKEHPLFKKLNFKRLGAGMLEPPFKPDPQAIYCKDVLDIEQFSTVKGVELEATDQDFYQKFATGSVSIPWQNEMVETECFQELNVFGLDGSVPPDLDWKGQPPAPPKKGLLQRLFSRQDCCGNCSDSEEELPARLELPTRL from the exons ATGGAGCTCGAGAACATCGTAGCGAACACGGTGCTACTCAAGGCCCGGGAAG GTGGTGGCGGGAATCGCAAAGGCAAAAGCAAGAAATGGCGTCAGATGCTGCAGTTCCCTCATATCAGCCAGTGCGAAGAGCTGCGGCTCAGCCTTG AGTGTGACTACCACAGCCTGTGCGAGCGGCAGCCCATCGGGCGCCTGCTGTTCCGAGAGTTCTGCGCCACGAGGCCCGAGCTGACCCGCTGCATTGCCTTCCTGGACGGGGTG GCTGAGTATGAAGTGACCCCTGATGAGAAGCGGAAGGAGTGTGGGCGGCGGCTAATGCAGAATTTTCTGAGCCACACG GGTCCCGACCTCATCCCTGAGGTCCCCCGGCAACTGGTGACTAACTGTGCCCAGCGGCTGGAGCAGGGGCCCTGCAAAGACCTCTTCCAGGAGCTCACCCG GCTGACCCACGAGTACCTGAGTGTGGCCCCTTTTGCCGACTACCTCGACAGCATCTACTTCAACCGtttcctgcagtggaagtggcTCGAAAG GCAGCCAGTGACCAAAAACACCTTCAGGCAGTACCGAGTCCTGGGCAAAGGTGGCTTTGGGGAG GTATGCGCCTGCCAGGTGCGGGCAACAGGCAAGATGTACGCCTGCAAGAAGCTGGAGAAGAAGCGGATCAAGAAGCGGAAAGGGGAGGCCATGGCCCTCAATGAGAAGCAGATCCTGGAGAAAGTGAACAGTAGGTTTGTA GTGAGCTTGGCCTACGCCTATGAGACCAAGGACGCGCTGTGCCTGGTGCTGACGCTGATGAACGGAGGCGACCTCAAGTTCCACATCTACCACATGGGCCAGGCTGGCTTCCCTGAGACTCGGGCCGTCTTCTACGCGGCGGAGATCTGCTGCGGCCTGGAGGACCTGCACCGGGAACGCATCGTGTACAG GGACCTAAAGCCAGAGAACATCCTACTAGATGACCACG GTCACATCCGCATCTCCGACCTGGGGCTGGCAGTGCACGTACCTGAGGGCCAGACGATCAAAGGCCGTGTGGGCACTGTGGGCTACATGG CCCCAGAGGTGGTGAAGAACGAACGGTACACATTCAGCCCAGACTGGTGGGCGCTAGGCTGCCTCCTGTACGAGATGATCGCAGGCCAGTCACCCTTCcagcagagaaaaaagaagatcAAGCGGGAGGAGGTGGAGCGGCTGGTAAAGGAGGTGCCCGAGGAGTACTCCGAGCACTTTTCCCCGCAGGCCCGCTCGCTCTGTTCCCAG CTCCTCTGCAAGGACCCTGCCGAGCGCCTGGGGTGTGGGGGGGGCGGTGCCCGCGAGGTGAAGGAGCACCCCCTCTTCAAGAAGCTGAACTTCAAGCGGCTGGGAGCCGGCATGCTAGAACCACCCTTCAAGCCTGAT ccccaggccattTACTGCAAGGATGTTCTGGATATCGAACAGTTCTCCACAGTTAAGGGTGTGGAGCTGGAGGCCACTGACCAGGACTTCTACCAGAAATTTGCCACGGGCAGTGTGTCCATCCCCTGGCAGAACGAG ATGGTGGAGACCGAGTGCTTCCAGGAGCTGAATGTCTTCGGGCTGGATGGCTCGGTTCCCCCAGACCTGGACTGGAAGGGCCAGCCGCCTGCACCCCCAAAGAAGGGACTGCTGCAGAGGCTCTTCAGTCGCCAG GACTGCTGTGGGAACTGCAGCGACAGTGAGGAAGAGCTTCCCGCCCGCCTCGAGCTCCCCACCCGCCTCTAG
- the GRK6 gene encoding G protein-coupled receptor kinase 6 isoform X4, translating to MELENIVANTVLLKAREGGGGNRKGKSKKWRQMLQFPHISQCEELRLSLECDYHSLCERQPIGRLLFREFCATRPELTRCIAFLDGVAEYEVTPDEKRKECGRRLMQNFLSHTGPDLIPEVPRQLVTNCAQRLEQGPCKDLFQELTRLTHEYLSVAPFADYLDSIYFNRFLQWKWLERQPVTKNTFRQYRVLGKGGFGEVCACQVRATGKMYACKKLEKKRIKKRKGEAMALNEKQILEKVNSRFVVSLAYAYETKDALCLVLTLMNGGDLKFHIYHMGQAGFPETRAVFYAAEICCGLEDLHRERIVYRDLKPENILLDDHGHIRISDLGLAVHVPEGQTIKGRVGTVGYMAPEVVKNERYTFSPDWWALGCLLYEMIAGQSPFQQRKKKIKREEVERLVKEVPEEYSEHFSPQARSLCSQLLCKDPAERLGCGGGGAREVKEHPLFKKLNFKRLGAGMLEPPFKPDPQAIYCKDVLDIEQFSTVKGVELEATDQDFYQKFATGSVSIPWQNEMVETECFQELNVFGLDGSVPPDLDWKGQPPAPPKKGLLQRLFSRQRTAVGTAATVRKSFPPASSSPPASSPQPEAPPGGWR from the exons ATGGAGCTCGAGAACATCGTAGCGAACACGGTGCTACTCAAGGCCCGGGAAG GTGGTGGCGGGAATCGCAAAGGCAAAAGCAAGAAATGGCGTCAGATGCTGCAGTTCCCTCATATCAGCCAGTGCGAAGAGCTGCGGCTCAGCCTTG AGTGTGACTACCACAGCCTGTGCGAGCGGCAGCCCATCGGGCGCCTGCTGTTCCGAGAGTTCTGCGCCACGAGGCCCGAGCTGACCCGCTGCATTGCCTTCCTGGACGGGGTG GCTGAGTATGAAGTGACCCCTGATGAGAAGCGGAAGGAGTGTGGGCGGCGGCTAATGCAGAATTTTCTGAGCCACACG GGTCCCGACCTCATCCCTGAGGTCCCCCGGCAACTGGTGACTAACTGTGCCCAGCGGCTGGAGCAGGGGCCCTGCAAAGACCTCTTCCAGGAGCTCACCCG GCTGACCCACGAGTACCTGAGTGTGGCCCCTTTTGCCGACTACCTCGACAGCATCTACTTCAACCGtttcctgcagtggaagtggcTCGAAAG GCAGCCAGTGACCAAAAACACCTTCAGGCAGTACCGAGTCCTGGGCAAAGGTGGCTTTGGGGAG GTATGCGCCTGCCAGGTGCGGGCAACAGGCAAGATGTACGCCTGCAAGAAGCTGGAGAAGAAGCGGATCAAGAAGCGGAAAGGGGAGGCCATGGCCCTCAATGAGAAGCAGATCCTGGAGAAAGTGAACAGTAGGTTTGTA GTGAGCTTGGCCTACGCCTATGAGACCAAGGACGCGCTGTGCCTGGTGCTGACGCTGATGAACGGAGGCGACCTCAAGTTCCACATCTACCACATGGGCCAGGCTGGCTTCCCTGAGACTCGGGCCGTCTTCTACGCGGCGGAGATCTGCTGCGGCCTGGAGGACCTGCACCGGGAACGCATCGTGTACAG GGACCTAAAGCCAGAGAACATCCTACTAGATGACCACG GTCACATCCGCATCTCCGACCTGGGGCTGGCAGTGCACGTACCTGAGGGCCAGACGATCAAAGGCCGTGTGGGCACTGTGGGCTACATGG CCCCAGAGGTGGTGAAGAACGAACGGTACACATTCAGCCCAGACTGGTGGGCGCTAGGCTGCCTCCTGTACGAGATGATCGCAGGCCAGTCACCCTTCcagcagagaaaaaagaagatcAAGCGGGAGGAGGTGGAGCGGCTGGTAAAGGAGGTGCCCGAGGAGTACTCCGAGCACTTTTCCCCGCAGGCCCGCTCGCTCTGTTCCCAG CTCCTCTGCAAGGACCCTGCCGAGCGCCTGGGGTGTGGGGGGGGCGGTGCCCGCGAGGTGAAGGAGCACCCCCTCTTCAAGAAGCTGAACTTCAAGCGGCTGGGAGCCGGCATGCTAGAACCACCCTTCAAGCCTGAT ccccaggccattTACTGCAAGGATGTTCTGGATATCGAACAGTTCTCCACAGTTAAGGGTGTGGAGCTGGAGGCCACTGACCAGGACTTCTACCAGAAATTTGCCACGGGCAGTGTGTCCATCCCCTGGCAGAACGAG ATGGTGGAGACCGAGTGCTTCCAGGAGCTGAATGTCTTCGGGCTGGATGGCTCGGTTCCCCCAGACCTGGACTGGAAGGGCCAGCCGCCTGCACCCCCAAAGAAGGGACTGCTGCAGAGGCTCTTCAGTCGCCAG CG GACTGCTGTGGGAACTGCAGCGACAGTGAGGAAGAGCTTCCCGCCCGCCTCGAGCTCCCCACCCGCCTCTAGCCCCCAACCTGAGGCCCCGCCGGGCGGCTGGCGGTAG
- the GRK6 gene encoding G protein-coupled receptor kinase 6 isoform X2, translated as MELENIVANTVLLKAREGGGGNRKGKSKKWRQMLQFPHISQCEELRLSLECDYHSLCERQPIGRLLFREFCATRPELTRCIAFLDGVAEYEVTPDEKRKECGRRLMQNFLSHTGPDLIPEVPRQLVTNCAQRLEQGPCKDLFQELTRLTHEYLSVAPFADYLDSIYFNRFLQWKWLERQPVTKNTFRQYRVLGKGGFGEVCACQVRATGKMYACKKLEKKRIKKRKGEAMALNEKQILEKVNSRFVVSLAYAYETKDALCLVLTLMNGGDLKFHIYHMGQAGFPETRAVFYAAEICCGLEDLHRERIVYRDLKPENILLDDHGHIRISDLGLAVHVPEGQTIKGRVGTVGYMAPEVVKNERYTFSPDWWALGCLLYEMIAGQSPFQQRKKKIKREEVERLVKEVPEEYSEHFSPQARSLCSQLLCKDPAERLGCGGGGAREVKEHPLFKKLNFKRLGAGMLEPPFKPDPQAIYCKDVLDIEQFSTVKGVELEATDQDFYQKFATGSVSIPWQNEMVETECFQELNVFGLDGSVPPDLDWKGQPPAPPKKGLLQRLFSRQR; from the exons ATGGAGCTCGAGAACATCGTAGCGAACACGGTGCTACTCAAGGCCCGGGAAG GTGGTGGCGGGAATCGCAAAGGCAAAAGCAAGAAATGGCGTCAGATGCTGCAGTTCCCTCATATCAGCCAGTGCGAAGAGCTGCGGCTCAGCCTTG AGTGTGACTACCACAGCCTGTGCGAGCGGCAGCCCATCGGGCGCCTGCTGTTCCGAGAGTTCTGCGCCACGAGGCCCGAGCTGACCCGCTGCATTGCCTTCCTGGACGGGGTG GCTGAGTATGAAGTGACCCCTGATGAGAAGCGGAAGGAGTGTGGGCGGCGGCTAATGCAGAATTTTCTGAGCCACACG GGTCCCGACCTCATCCCTGAGGTCCCCCGGCAACTGGTGACTAACTGTGCCCAGCGGCTGGAGCAGGGGCCCTGCAAAGACCTCTTCCAGGAGCTCACCCG GCTGACCCACGAGTACCTGAGTGTGGCCCCTTTTGCCGACTACCTCGACAGCATCTACTTCAACCGtttcctgcagtggaagtggcTCGAAAG GCAGCCAGTGACCAAAAACACCTTCAGGCAGTACCGAGTCCTGGGCAAAGGTGGCTTTGGGGAG GTATGCGCCTGCCAGGTGCGGGCAACAGGCAAGATGTACGCCTGCAAGAAGCTGGAGAAGAAGCGGATCAAGAAGCGGAAAGGGGAGGCCATGGCCCTCAATGAGAAGCAGATCCTGGAGAAAGTGAACAGTAGGTTTGTA GTGAGCTTGGCCTACGCCTATGAGACCAAGGACGCGCTGTGCCTGGTGCTGACGCTGATGAACGGAGGCGACCTCAAGTTCCACATCTACCACATGGGCCAGGCTGGCTTCCCTGAGACTCGGGCCGTCTTCTACGCGGCGGAGATCTGCTGCGGCCTGGAGGACCTGCACCGGGAACGCATCGTGTACAG GGACCTAAAGCCAGAGAACATCCTACTAGATGACCACG GTCACATCCGCATCTCCGACCTGGGGCTGGCAGTGCACGTACCTGAGGGCCAGACGATCAAAGGCCGTGTGGGCACTGTGGGCTACATGG CCCCAGAGGTGGTGAAGAACGAACGGTACACATTCAGCCCAGACTGGTGGGCGCTAGGCTGCCTCCTGTACGAGATGATCGCAGGCCAGTCACCCTTCcagcagagaaaaaagaagatcAAGCGGGAGGAGGTGGAGCGGCTGGTAAAGGAGGTGCCCGAGGAGTACTCCGAGCACTTTTCCCCGCAGGCCCGCTCGCTCTGTTCCCAG CTCCTCTGCAAGGACCCTGCCGAGCGCCTGGGGTGTGGGGGGGGCGGTGCCCGCGAGGTGAAGGAGCACCCCCTCTTCAAGAAGCTGAACTTCAAGCGGCTGGGAGCCGGCATGCTAGAACCACCCTTCAAGCCTGAT ccccaggccattTACTGCAAGGATGTTCTGGATATCGAACAGTTCTCCACAGTTAAGGGTGTGGAGCTGGAGGCCACTGACCAGGACTTCTACCAGAAATTTGCCACGGGCAGTGTGTCCATCCCCTGGCAGAACGAG ATGGTGGAGACCGAGTGCTTCCAGGAGCTGAATGTCTTCGGGCTGGATGGCTCGGTTCCCCCAGACCTGGACTGGAAGGGCCAGCCGCCTGCACCCCCAAAGAAGGGACTGCTGCAGAGGCTCTTCAGTCGCCAG agGTGA
- the GRK6 gene encoding G protein-coupled receptor kinase 6 isoform X3, translating to MELENIVANTVLLKAREGGGGNRKGKSKKWRQMLQFPHISQCEELRLSLECDYHSLCERQPIGRLLFREFCATRPELTRCIAFLDGVAEYEVTPDEKRKECGRRLMQNFLSHTGPDLIPEVPRQLVTNCAQRLEQGPCKDLFQELTRLTHEYLSVAPFADYLDSIYFNRFLQWKWLERQPVTKNTFRQYRVLGKGGFGEVCACQVRATGKMYACKKLEKKRIKKRKGEAMALNEKQILEKVNSRFVVSLAYAYETKDALCLVLTLMNGGDLKFHIYHMGQAGFPETRAVFYAAEICCGLEDLHRERIVYRDLKPENILLDDHGHIRISDLGLAVHVPEGQTIKGRVGTVGYMAPEVVKNERYTFSPDWWALGCLLYEMIAGQSPFQQRKKKIKREEVERLVKEVPEEYSEHFSPQARSLCSQLLCKDPAERLGCGGGGAREVKEHPLFKKLNFKRLGAGMLEPPFKPDKGMEYAIGHPRTEDLSAPGPAWSTQLRFSLRCPHQLHLDSCIQVEGGACY from the exons ATGGAGCTCGAGAACATCGTAGCGAACACGGTGCTACTCAAGGCCCGGGAAG GTGGTGGCGGGAATCGCAAAGGCAAAAGCAAGAAATGGCGTCAGATGCTGCAGTTCCCTCATATCAGCCAGTGCGAAGAGCTGCGGCTCAGCCTTG AGTGTGACTACCACAGCCTGTGCGAGCGGCAGCCCATCGGGCGCCTGCTGTTCCGAGAGTTCTGCGCCACGAGGCCCGAGCTGACCCGCTGCATTGCCTTCCTGGACGGGGTG GCTGAGTATGAAGTGACCCCTGATGAGAAGCGGAAGGAGTGTGGGCGGCGGCTAATGCAGAATTTTCTGAGCCACACG GGTCCCGACCTCATCCCTGAGGTCCCCCGGCAACTGGTGACTAACTGTGCCCAGCGGCTGGAGCAGGGGCCCTGCAAAGACCTCTTCCAGGAGCTCACCCG GCTGACCCACGAGTACCTGAGTGTGGCCCCTTTTGCCGACTACCTCGACAGCATCTACTTCAACCGtttcctgcagtggaagtggcTCGAAAG GCAGCCAGTGACCAAAAACACCTTCAGGCAGTACCGAGTCCTGGGCAAAGGTGGCTTTGGGGAG GTATGCGCCTGCCAGGTGCGGGCAACAGGCAAGATGTACGCCTGCAAGAAGCTGGAGAAGAAGCGGATCAAGAAGCGGAAAGGGGAGGCCATGGCCCTCAATGAGAAGCAGATCCTGGAGAAAGTGAACAGTAGGTTTGTA GTGAGCTTGGCCTACGCCTATGAGACCAAGGACGCGCTGTGCCTGGTGCTGACGCTGATGAACGGAGGCGACCTCAAGTTCCACATCTACCACATGGGCCAGGCTGGCTTCCCTGAGACTCGGGCCGTCTTCTACGCGGCGGAGATCTGCTGCGGCCTGGAGGACCTGCACCGGGAACGCATCGTGTACAG GGACCTAAAGCCAGAGAACATCCTACTAGATGACCACG GTCACATCCGCATCTCCGACCTGGGGCTGGCAGTGCACGTACCTGAGGGCCAGACGATCAAAGGCCGTGTGGGCACTGTGGGCTACATGG CCCCAGAGGTGGTGAAGAACGAACGGTACACATTCAGCCCAGACTGGTGGGCGCTAGGCTGCCTCCTGTACGAGATGATCGCAGGCCAGTCACCCTTCcagcagagaaaaaagaagatcAAGCGGGAGGAGGTGGAGCGGCTGGTAAAGGAGGTGCCCGAGGAGTACTCCGAGCACTTTTCCCCGCAGGCCCGCTCGCTCTGTTCCCAG CTCCTCTGCAAGGACCCTGCCGAGCGCCTGGGGTGTGGGGGGGGCGGTGCCCGCGAGGTGAAGGAGCACCCCCTCTTCAAGAAGCTGAACTTCAAGCGGCTGGGAGCCGGCATGCTAGAACCACCCTTCAAGCCTGAT AAGGGGATGGAATATGCCATTGGACATCCCAGGACAGAGGACCTATCAGCTCCAGGCCCCGCATGGAGTACCCAGCTGAGATTCAGTCTGCGCTGCCCTCACCAGTTGCACCTAGACAGCTGTATACAGGTGGAGGGGGGTGCCTGTTACTGA
- the PRR7 gene encoding proline-rich protein 7, translating to MVMSQGTYTFLTCFAGFWLIWGLIVLLCCFCSFLRRRLKRRQEERLREQNLRALELEPLELEGSLAGSPPGLAPPPPPHRGRVEAPAHAHQHVHVHPLLHHGPAQPHAHPHAHHHALPHPPPPHLSVPPRPWSYPRQAESDTSKPPCYEEAVLMAEPPPPYSEVLTDTRGLYRKIVTPFLSRRDSAEKQEQPPPSYKPLFLDRGYTSALHLPSAPRPAPPCPALCLQADRSRRVFPSWTDSEISSREPLEHGAWRLPVSIPLFGRTTAV from the exons aTGGTTATGTCCCAGGGCACCTACACGTTCCTCACGTGCTTTGCCGGTTTCTGGCTCATCTGGGGTCTCATCGTCCTACTCTGCTGCTTCTGCAGCTTCCTGCGCCGCCGCCTCAAACGGCGCCAGGAGGAGCGGCTGCGTGAGCAGAATCTGCGCGCCCTTGAGCTGGAGCCCCTTGAGCTCGAGGGCAGCCTGGCCGGGAGCCCCCCCGGCCTGGCGCCCCCGCCACCACCTCACCGCGGCCGTGTCGAGGCGCCGGCGCACGCCCACCAGCACGTGCACGTGCACCCGCTGCTGCACCACGGGCCCGCGCAGCCGCACGCGCACCCGCACGCACACCACCACGCGCTTCCGCACCCACCGCCGCCGCACCTATCAGTACCGCCGCGGCCGTGGAGCTACCCGCGCCAAG CGGAATCGGACACGTCCAAGCCACCGTGCTATGAAGAGGCGGTGCTGATGGCCGAGCCGCCGCCGCCCTACAGCGAGGTGCTCACGGACACGCGCGGCCTCTATCGCAAGATTGTCACGCCCTTCCTGAGCCGCCGCGACAGCGCGGAGAAACAGGAGCAGCCGCCGCCCAGCTACAAGCcgctcttcctggaccggggctacACGTCGGCGCTGCACCTGCCCAGTGCCCCGCGGCCCGCGCCGCCCTGCCCTGCGCTCTGCCTGCAGGCGGACCGCAGCCGTCGGGTCTTCCCCAGCTGGACCGACTCGGAGATCAGCAGCCGAGAGCCACTGGAGCACGGAGCTTGGCGCCTGCCGGTCTCCATCCCCTTGTTCGGGAGGACTACAGCCGTATAG